The sequence GCGTTTGCGGCATTCCTGGTAGAACCACGCACAGCGTTGCCATTGACGCAATTGCGAATCTTCGTAGCCGCGATGATGCGCGTGCGTGGTCGACGCGCACGTGTCGCCATGGAAAGGTCCGTCGGTTTCGATGACGTTCAGGCCCGTTGCGTCCATGAGATTCAGGACGCGCTTGAAGTATCCATCGGACCAATCGCTCGCGAGGCAGACGCTTTGCCCAAACATGCTGCCCGGTTTGCCGGTGTCTTTCGCGATGACATTGAACTCCGGGCTAATGTCGCGCGAAGCGGTCATGAGCGTATAACCGCCCAGTTCGATGCCCTTGCTGTGGGCGTAATCCGCGTCCGCCTTGATGCGCGCGATGTACGCCGCGTCTTCACTCTCGATGTCGAATCCGCTTCCGAACGTCATAATGATCATCTCAAAACCGACGTCGGCGCATTGATCGACGGCGCGGCGCAAGGACTCCGAATTGGAATTTCGGACGTGCATGAGGATGGGATTCTCGGTCACTTGCGGCACGAGCGTACGCATCATGCGCCGGCGCGCCATGCCACGGCGCTCGCGGTCGTCGCTGTCCTGCAGCAGTTCAAAAGTCCGAAAAGACTCGAATCGCTCGCCGGGAGCAAGTTTTACGCCGGGACCAAGCGGGTATTTGCTCGTCAGGAGTAGGGGCATCCGGTATTCGTAATCCACCTGCGTGAGATAATCCGCGTCAGGTCCCCAGAACGTTGTGTTCATCGTGTTGAACGCATATTCGCTCTCCACGTGTACACGGTCCTTCTCGTTCTCGGTAACGGCGAGTATCTCGGATTCTATGCCGTCGACCATCACGTCGTGTGATGTCCCGTTTTCGATTACGACCCACTTCGCAAGGACGGGCAGTCCATCGTAGAGTTCGTACACAATAGAAACTCGCAGTCCATCGTATACAGCTTTCCAGTGCTCCGAAGGCGCGTAGTGCATGGTGACTCGCGCACCCTTCGGCGGCCACGGGTTCGCGGGGGCGTGGCGCTTGGGCTCCCACGGATACGGGGCGACGGGCACCGATTCCTCATATCCCTCGAACACAAAGGCCTCGGGCGCATTGGTCAGCGCGTCAATCCACTCCGGATCGAGATAGGCGTAATCGGGCTGGCCTTTCAGTCCGCCAATCTCGATACGTTGTCCATCGAGCGTGAC comes from Candidatus Hydrogenedentota bacterium and encodes:
- a CDS encoding alpha-galactosidase translates to MRICHLFSLPLCAFLLIPFASGAAYADTDTDTAPAPILITPNPESDWLIGPVDAKARVTKHSKRNELELTNDLLTRTFRLAPNAATVGYRNGVTNTSILRGVKPEAIVTLDGQRIEIGGLKGQPDYAYLDPEWIDALTNAPEAFVFEGYEESVPVAPYPWEPKRHAPANPWPPKGARVTMHYAPSEHWKAVYDGLRVSIVYELYDGLPVLAKWVVIENGTSHDVMVDGIESEILAVTENEKDRVHVESEYAFNTMNTTFWGPDADYLTQVDYEYRMPLLLTSKYPLGPGVKLAPGERFESFRTFELLQDSDDRERRGMARRRMMRTLVPQVTENPILMHVRNSNSESLRRAVDQCADVGFEMIIMTFGSGFDIESEDAAYIARIKADADYAHSKGIELGGYTLMTASRDISPEFNVIAKDTGKPGSMFGQSVCLASDWSDGYFKRVLNLMDATGLNVIETDGPFHGDTCASTTHAHHRGYEDSQLRQWQRCAWFYQECRKRGIYINTPDSYYFTGSNKCAMGYRETNFSLPRWQQILIARQNIFDGTFEKTPSMGWMFVPLVEYHGGGAAATMEPLSDHLLEYEWHLAQNFGSGVQACYRGPRLYDTDATRAVVKKWVDFYKAHRAILDSDLVHVRRADGAGLDCMLHVNPTLAERALAMVFNPTDEKIEETITLRLYYSGLTTIAKISEQDGKEKEYELDRGYCARVKVKVPAKGITWLEVR